The following coding sequences lie in one Pan paniscus chromosome X, NHGRI_mPanPan1-v2.0_pri, whole genome shotgun sequence genomic window:
- the LOC117977539 gene encoding protein FAM236A isoform X1 encodes MYPLLEHKAVGGRDDGAGAEGLNGAWRGQALGLFAPGRVTSFAGVFNEVLSVPTGTSHTPGSMIFTPFLPPADLSVFQNVKGLQKDPEEWVAVSDATEDPSGGTGLPREPALLRGSWRSRFQRALACFTKCFRGGYRALGI; translated from the exons ATGTATCCCTTGCTGGAGCACAAGGCTGTAGGAGGGAGGGACgatggggcaggggcagaggggCTGAATGGGGCGTGGAGGGGGCAGGCCCTCGGCCTCTTTGCACCCGGCAGAGTGACGAGCTTCGCCGGTGTCTTCAACGAAGTCCTGTCGGTCCCTACCGGCACATCACACACTCCTGGAAGCATGATCTTCACTCCCTTCCTTCCACCTGCTGACCTG TCTGTCTTTCAGAATGTGAAAGGGCTGCAAAAAGACCCTGAGGAATGGGTGGCTGTGTCTGACGCCACGGAGGACCCATCCGGTGGCACAGGCTTGCCCAGGGAACCTGCTCTTCTGCGAGGGTCTTGGAGGAGCCGGTTCCAGAGAGCCCTGGCATGTTTCACCAAGTGTTTCAG GGGAGGATACCGGGCACTCGGAATCTGA
- the LOC117977539 gene encoding protein FAM236A isoform X2: MYPLLEHKAVGGRDDGAGAEGLNGAWRGQALGLFAPGRVTSFAGVFNEVLSVPTGTSHTPGSMIFTPFLPPADLNVKGLQKDPEEWVAVSDATEDPSGGTGLPREPALLRGSWRSRFQRALACFTKCFRGGYRALGI, translated from the exons ATGTATCCCTTGCTGGAGCACAAGGCTGTAGGAGGGAGGGACgatggggcaggggcagaggggCTGAATGGGGCGTGGAGGGGGCAGGCCCTCGGCCTCTTTGCACCCGGCAGAGTGACGAGCTTCGCCGGTGTCTTCAACGAAGTCCTGTCGGTCCCTACCGGCACATCACACACTCCTGGAAGCATGATCTTCACTCCCTTCCTTCCACCTGCTGACCTG AATGTGAAAGGGCTGCAAAAAGACCCTGAGGAATGGGTGGCTGTGTCTGACGCCACGGAGGACCCATCCGGTGGCACAGGCTTGCCCAGGGAACCTGCTCTTCTGCGAGGGTCTTGGAGGAGCCGGTTCCAGAGAGCCCTGGCATGTTTCACCAAGTGTTTCAG GGGAGGATACCGGGCACTCGGAATCTGA